The following proteins come from a genomic window of Geomonas sp. RF6:
- a CDS encoding methyl-accepting chemotaxis protein, with protein sequence MPFFGAEHKKKIAEQSSEINRLTQMLDNVDNIVMLCDTTTDNKIFYMNRRAKEMMRDCRAALNAGLRGADVAHAEGNSIHQFHRDPERIRRIFSNASTSLPHSAEIPIGSMTMRTKSYPIWNSTDPSRILCFMACWTDITAEKAVLEHEAHNVERKEYLERRVEQIATAVEEMSMTVNDVARNAGSASDSAAIVAGKAREGQQVVSQAVGEMQKVADMVRSSALVVGNLGAKSEKIGEFINVINDIADQTNLLALNAAIEAARAGEQGRGFAVVADEVRRLADRTVASTKEIRTMVNEIQQETLLAVHSIEQGKQEAEVSEQLSHQVEESLARIVESIVDIEGVISQIATATEEQAATATVIAGNLEEITRSA encoded by the coding sequence ATGCCTTTTTTCGGCGCTGAACACAAAAAGAAAATTGCTGAGCAATCCTCAGAAATCAACAGACTCACGCAGATGCTCGACAACGTCGACAACATCGTCATGCTCTGCGACACCACCACCGACAACAAAATCTTCTACATGAACCGGCGCGCGAAGGAGATGATGCGCGACTGCCGCGCGGCCCTCAACGCAGGACTCAGGGGGGCTGACGTCGCACACGCCGAAGGAAACTCCATACACCAGTTCCACCGCGACCCGGAAAGGATCCGGCGCATCTTCAGCAACGCCTCAACCTCCCTTCCCCACTCAGCCGAAATCCCCATAGGTTCCATGACCATGCGCACGAAGAGCTATCCGATCTGGAACAGCACCGACCCCTCACGCATCCTCTGCTTCATGGCCTGCTGGACCGATATCACCGCGGAAAAGGCGGTGCTGGAGCACGAGGCGCACAATGTGGAGAGAAAAGAATACCTGGAGCGCCGGGTCGAGCAGATCGCCACTGCGGTAGAAGAGATGAGCATGACCGTCAACGATGTCGCCCGCAACGCCGGTAGCGCCTCCGACTCCGCTGCGATCGTCGCCGGCAAGGCGCGCGAGGGGCAGCAGGTGGTGAGCCAGGCAGTGGGGGAAATGCAGAAGGTGGCGGATATGGTGCGCAGTTCCGCCCTTGTGGTGGGGAATCTCGGCGCGAAGTCGGAAAAGATCGGGGAGTTCATCAACGTCATCAACGACATCGCGGACCAGACGAACCTTCTGGCGCTCAATGCGGCGATAGAGGCGGCGCGGGCTGGTGAACAGGGGCGCGGCTTCGCCGTCGTCGCGGATGAAGTCCGCCGCCTGGCCGACCGCACCGTCGCCTCCACGAAGGAGATCCGCACCATGGTGAACGAGATCCAGCAGGAGACCCTACTGGCGGTCCACTCCATCGAGCAGGGAAAACAGGAGGCGGAGGTCAGCGAGCAGCTCTCACACCAGGTGGAGGAGTCTCTGGCGCGCATCGTGGAATCTATCGTGGACATTGAGGGGGTGATCTCCCAGATCGCCACCGCCACAGAGGAGCAGGCAGCAACGGCAACGGTTATTGCGGGGAACCTGGAGGAGATCACCAGGAGCGCGTAA
- a CDS encoding four helix bundle suffix domain-containing protein, whose amino-acid sequence MALIPKHGGYRRLKTFQLAELVYDVTVRFCKRYIDRRSRTHDQMVQAARSGVQNIVEGSQASGTSKKTEIKLTNVARASLEELRRDYLDFLRQRGLPQWPHHDRRRAALIAARCSSVGEVAAWVEAQHSRGRVQSTLSTSSTSSTPSTYQELAANAALTLIAVACALLDRQLAAQALAFQREGGFTERLYRFRTAARNQKDRL is encoded by the coding sequence ATGGCGCTCATTCCTAAACATGGGGGGTACCGCCGCCTGAAGACTTTCCAGCTCGCGGAGCTCGTGTACGATGTCACGGTGCGTTTTTGCAAGCGCTACATCGATCGGCGCAGCCGGACCCATGACCAGATGGTGCAGGCGGCGCGCAGCGGCGTCCAAAACATCGTGGAGGGGAGCCAGGCGTCCGGCACCTCCAAAAAGACCGAAATAAAGCTTACCAACGTCGCCCGCGCCAGCCTAGAGGAACTCCGCCGGGACTACCTGGACTTTTTGCGCCAGCGCGGACTCCCACAGTGGCCCCACCATGACCGGCGCCGCGCAGCCCTCATCGCAGCACGATGCTCCAGCGTCGGCGAGGTAGCCGCCTGGGTAGAGGCGCAGCATAGTAGAGGCCGCGTCCAGTCCACCCTGTCCACGTCGTCCACGTCGTCCACACCGTCCACCTATCAGGAGCTCGCCGCCAACGCCGCCCTCACTCTCATCGCAGTGGCCTGTGCCCTCCTGGACCGTCAACTCGCAGCACAGGCCCTCGCCTTCCAGCGCGAAGGAGGCTTCACCGAGCGCCTGTACCGCTTCAGAACCGCGGCGAGAAACCAGAAAGATCGCCTATAG
- a CDS encoding glutathione-independent formaldehyde dehydrogenase — protein sequence MKALVFAGIRKMEVREVPDPVMDQETDAIIRVTSAAICGSDLHMYEGRTSATPGMVFGHEIMGVVQQAGKATQLVKEGDRVCLPFNVSCGMCFNCTRGFVNACLTTNPKGPGGGYGYADLGPHRGGQAELVRVPFADFNCLKLPGTPGDDFEDDFITLADIFPTGYHSAIMANVHPGATVAIYGAGPVGYMAALSSFLLGASAVYVVDRSGTRLRMVQELGAVPINFEHGDPVQQILKLRKENQLLQGRLRPGEEKLQGVLCGIDAVGYQSLDRGDPSHEKPTQVLEDLAQVVCATGSIGLIGVYFSGDPGGVDQKAKEGVFNYPLGMLWEKGITVQTGQAPVKRYNAFLRDLIIQGRVKPGKLVSHRIALEEAPQAYERFLMRGTGEGANFTKIVLKPNG from the coding sequence ATGAAAGCACTCGTATTCGCAGGTATAAGAAAAATGGAGGTGCGCGAGGTGCCTGATCCGGTAATGGATCAGGAGACCGATGCCATCATCCGGGTCACCTCCGCTGCCATCTGCGGCAGCGATCTCCATATGTACGAAGGACGCACCAGCGCGACACCGGGAATGGTCTTTGGACACGAGATCATGGGTGTCGTCCAGCAGGCCGGAAAGGCAACCCAGCTGGTGAAGGAGGGGGACCGGGTCTGCCTCCCATTCAACGTGTCGTGCGGCATGTGCTTCAACTGCACGCGCGGCTTCGTCAACGCGTGCCTCACCACAAACCCCAAAGGGCCCGGCGGCGGCTACGGCTATGCCGACCTCGGCCCGCATCGCGGCGGTCAGGCGGAGTTGGTACGGGTCCCCTTTGCCGACTTCAACTGCCTGAAACTCCCCGGCACCCCCGGTGACGACTTCGAGGACGATTTCATAACCCTCGCCGACATCTTCCCCACCGGGTACCACTCCGCGATCATGGCAAACGTCCACCCCGGCGCCACGGTCGCCATCTACGGCGCCGGACCTGTCGGCTACATGGCGGCGCTCTCCTCCTTCCTCCTCGGCGCGTCCGCGGTCTACGTCGTCGACCGCTCCGGAACACGGCTGAGGATGGTGCAGGAACTGGGAGCGGTGCCGATCAATTTCGAGCACGGCGACCCGGTGCAGCAGATACTGAAGCTGCGCAAGGAGAACCAGCTCCTCCAGGGACGGCTGCGCCCCGGCGAGGAGAAGCTCCAGGGGGTGCTCTGCGGCATAGACGCAGTCGGCTATCAGTCGCTCGACCGGGGAGACCCGTCGCACGAGAAACCGACCCAGGTGCTGGAGGACCTAGCACAGGTCGTCTGCGCGACCGGCTCCATCGGCCTCATCGGCGTCTACTTTTCGGGAGATCCGGGGGGTGTCGATCAGAAGGCGAAGGAGGGAGTTTTCAATTACCCGCTGGGAATGCTCTGGGAGAAAGGTATTACCGTGCAGACGGGGCAGGCGCCGGTGAAGCGCTACAACGCCTTCCTGCGCGATCTGATCATTCAGGGGAGGGTGAAGCCTGGGAAGCTGGTGAGCCATCGCATAGCGCTCGAAGAGGCACCGCAGGCATACGAGAGGTTCCTCATGCGCGGTACGGGGGAGGGCGCCAACTTCACCAAGATCGTATTGAAACCGAACGGCTAG
- a CDS encoding M4 family metallopeptidase: MRVRHHPYCTIIPPHILEEVAKRGTQQQKDWALNNLTLAGFLRGQRHVAPTLRMAAAAGFKNRVVFDNQNEGGDPPRGRQARIETSPDSPDATVNEAFNGAGATYDLYFDVFQRNSVDDKGLTLVSYVHFATDFNNAFWDGSQMIYGDGDNQIFGRFTKCIDVIGHELTHGVTQYEANLTYSGQSGALNESFSDVFGSLVKQRSLGQTAETADWLIGEGLFTPSIKGVALRSMKEPGTAYDDPVLGKDPQPGHMNDYVNTFSDNGGVHINSGIPNRAFFLTATALGGNAWDKAGKIWYVALRDRMRSNYNFKRAARATVSVAKELFGDTSTEMKAVQDAWRAVGVL; this comes from the coding sequence ATGAGGGTACGACATCATCCATACTGCACCATCATCCCTCCGCACATCCTCGAGGAGGTGGCAAAGCGGGGGACGCAGCAACAGAAGGATTGGGCACTGAACAACCTGACACTGGCAGGGTTCCTGAGGGGGCAGCGACACGTCGCGCCGACCTTGCGGATGGCTGCAGCAGCAGGGTTCAAGAACAGGGTCGTCTTTGACAACCAGAACGAGGGGGGGGATCCGCCGAGGGGGCGACAGGCGCGTATAGAGACCTCCCCCGACAGCCCGGATGCCACCGTCAACGAGGCTTTCAACGGCGCGGGCGCCACATACGACCTCTACTTCGACGTCTTCCAGAGAAACTCCGTGGACGACAAGGGGCTCACGCTCGTCTCCTATGTCCACTTCGCCACGGACTTCAACAACGCCTTCTGGGACGGCAGCCAGATGATTTACGGGGACGGCGACAACCAGATCTTCGGCCGCTTCACCAAGTGCATAGACGTCATCGGCCACGAGCTCACCCACGGGGTGACCCAGTACGAGGCGAACCTGACGTACTCCGGACAATCGGGGGCACTTAACGAATCGTTCTCCGACGTCTTCGGAAGCCTCGTGAAGCAGCGCAGCCTGGGGCAGACGGCGGAGACGGCGGACTGGCTGATCGGCGAGGGGCTCTTTACCCCCAGCATCAAGGGGGTGGCGCTCCGGTCCATGAAGGAGCCGGGGACGGCGTACGATGACCCGGTCCTCGGCAAAGATCCGCAGCCGGGGCATATGAACGACTACGTCAACACCTTCAGCGACAACGGCGGGGTGCATATTAACTCCGGCATCCCGAACCGTGCCTTTTTCCTCACCGCAACCGCCCTTGGCGGGAACGCCTGGGACAAGGCCGGGAAGATCTGGTACGTCGCGCTGCGCGACCGGATGCGCAGCAACTACAACTTCAAACGCGCCGCCCGCGCCACGGTAAGTGTGGCGAAGGAGCTTTTCGGTGACACCAGCACGGAAATGAAGGCCGTGCAAGACGCATGGCGCGCCGTAGGCGTGCTATAG
- a CDS encoding protealysin inhibitor emfourin codes for MQIFFEQSGGFGGLRFHVAVETEKLPAEEADRVKGLLAEADFFHLPGRIVSPRPQPDRYQYFLKVEGEGKCHEVTVSEEAVPEHLAPLIKWLQGEMRRRREGAR; via the coding sequence GTGCAGATCTTCTTCGAGCAAAGCGGCGGTTTCGGGGGGCTCAGGTTCCACGTGGCGGTGGAGACGGAAAAGCTCCCCGCGGAAGAGGCGGACCGGGTGAAGGGGCTCCTTGCTGAGGCCGATTTCTTCCACCTCCCGGGGAGGATTGTTTCGCCCCGTCCACAGCCTGACCGGTACCAGTACTTCCTCAAAGTGGAAGGGGAAGGGAAGTGTCATGAGGTGACGGTAAGCGAGGAGGCGGTGCCCGAGCATCTCGCTCCGCTCATCAAGTGGCTGCAAGGGGAGATGCGGCGCAGACGGGAGGGCGCGCGCTGA